The following proteins are encoded in a genomic region of Sorangiineae bacterium MSr12523:
- a CDS encoding RICIN domain-containing protein produces MLKKHRSIFGRAFVFLAPCLCLAAGPASADSKDSIAPAELDAPAFKVLALYRADHDDAHIDFDKEAAVWFQQVASLNNFSYTQSTNWDLLNNLTASQYQVVMFLDAQPGSSAQKAGFQRYMENGGAFFGFHVTAYNDDTDGIWPWFHQTFLGTGKFNSNTWFPTTAEMKVDNRNHPSTLRLPAVYTSAVCEWYSWQYDLRQNSNITILASVDPSSFPLGNQEGNIWRSGYYPIMWTNKNYKMLYANFGHNAMNYGPKVGLSSTFGSEDQNHFIVDGLLWLAGQARAGAVPQTGPSPTAWYSLTNRASNKCVEARNGSSANGTAIQQSSCTSAQGQQFQIQNTGKSFSRINNRLNAAQSLDVAGVSQADNAPVQLWSYSNGNNQQWRLVNQFNGYYRIVSKHSSKCLTVPNGSTADGVQLVQMPCTGVTSQDFKLTQK; encoded by the coding sequence GTGTTGAAGAAACATCGCAGCATCTTCGGGCGAGCATTTGTCTTTTTGGCCCCGTGTCTCTGCTTGGCCGCAGGCCCGGCATCCGCCGATAGTAAGGATTCCATTGCGCCCGCCGAATTGGATGCCCCCGCATTCAAGGTTTTGGCCCTTTACCGCGCCGATCACGACGATGCGCACATCGATTTCGACAAAGAGGCCGCAGTTTGGTTCCAGCAGGTCGCCTCGCTCAATAACTTTAGCTACACCCAATCGACCAATTGGGATCTATTGAACAACCTCACGGCCTCGCAGTACCAAGTCGTGATGTTCCTCGACGCCCAGCCGGGGAGCTCCGCGCAGAAGGCGGGATTTCAGCGCTACATGGAAAATGGTGGAGCCTTTTTCGGCTTCCACGTGACCGCCTACAACGACGACACCGACGGGATCTGGCCCTGGTTCCATCAGACCTTCCTCGGCACGGGGAAATTCAATTCCAATACGTGGTTTCCGACCACTGCGGAGATGAAGGTCGACAACCGGAATCACCCTTCCACCTTACGGCTCCCGGCGGTCTACACGTCTGCAGTTTGCGAATGGTATAGCTGGCAATACGATTTACGGCAGAATTCGAATATTACGATTCTTGCATCGGTCGACCCGTCCAGCTTCCCGCTCGGCAACCAGGAGGGGAACATCTGGCGGAGTGGGTATTATCCCATCATGTGGACGAACAAGAATTACAAGATGCTGTACGCGAACTTCGGCCACAACGCGATGAACTACGGGCCCAAGGTGGGGCTCTCTTCGACCTTCGGCAGCGAAGATCAGAACCACTTCATCGTGGACGGCCTTTTGTGGCTCGCCGGCCAAGCCCGCGCAGGCGCCGTACCGCAAACCGGCCCCTCGCCGACGGCGTGGTATTCGCTGACCAACCGGGCGAGCAACAAATGCGTGGAGGCGCGCAATGGATCCTCGGCAAATGGAACGGCGATCCAGCAGTCATCGTGCACGAGCGCGCAAGGGCAGCAGTTTCAGATCCAAAACACCGGCAAGAGCTTCAGCCGCATCAACAATCGCCTCAATGCGGCCCAATCCCTGGACGTGGCAGGCGTCTCCCAAGCCGACAATGCGCCGGTGCAGCTCTGGTCGTACAGCAATGGAAACAACCAGCAATGGCGGCTGGTCAATCAATTCAACGGGTACTACCGCATCGTGAGCAAACACAGCTCCAAGTGCCTCACCGTCCCCAACGGCTCCACCGCCGACGGCGTCCAACTCGTCCAAATGCCCTGCACCGGCGTCACCTCACAGGATTTCAAGCTGACGCAAAAGTAA
- a CDS encoding M56 family metallopeptidase encodes MNSRILAEFAERLSSLTLATWGFGVLFAWVALAVCGFVVGIPLRKGRPQAAPASPSFRYRTAVVAFLGSAAMAILPSIREMSGGVLQTQWQTATWSKAAPLRDAAEWARPLVTANGAWDASPIGRALAAVAMLWAFVVAIALARALFLHAKLTGTCRRAFEAPSFVHARAAIIARRLTMPVPALFVSDETDVPFATGVLAPRVVLPRAELDTFSTEQLDFVLHHEMVHIQRGDLRVAFLVGVARILFTGHPMKNAFLSEIAWAREASVDARVAADSPLQYAAFLLELAQRTLMQSNMKGTVPMADSNLSRRIALLLSRGSHAPTRGQRRALVLLALAGSAFAACLWLAPTSWASQPQVQSSSQVQVQPVHSETLAEGKDGGCQH; translated from the coding sequence ATGAATAGTCGCATTCTCGCGGAGTTCGCGGAGCGCCTGAGCAGCCTCACCCTGGCCACGTGGGGCTTCGGCGTTTTGTTCGCGTGGGTCGCCCTTGCGGTGTGCGGCTTCGTCGTGGGCATTCCCCTCCGCAAGGGTCGCCCGCAGGCGGCGCCGGCATCGCCCTCGTTTCGCTACCGAACCGCCGTGGTCGCGTTTTTGGGCTCCGCGGCGATGGCGATCCTGCCGTCCATCCGCGAGATGAGCGGCGGCGTTCTGCAGACCCAATGGCAAACCGCCACATGGTCCAAAGCAGCCCCGCTGCGCGATGCCGCGGAGTGGGCGCGTCCTCTGGTGACGGCCAACGGCGCGTGGGATGCGAGCCCCATCGGGCGCGCCCTCGCCGCGGTGGCCATGCTTTGGGCCTTCGTCGTGGCCATCGCGCTGGCGCGCGCGCTGTTCCTCCACGCGAAATTGACGGGCACGTGCCGCCGCGCCTTCGAGGCGCCCTCGTTCGTGCATGCGCGGGCCGCGATCATCGCGCGGCGCCTCACCATGCCCGTGCCCGCGCTCTTCGTCTCGGACGAGACGGACGTGCCCTTCGCCACCGGCGTACTTGCGCCGCGCGTCGTGCTGCCGCGCGCGGAGCTGGATACCTTCTCCACCGAGCAACTCGATTTCGTGCTGCACCACGAGATGGTGCACATCCAGCGCGGCGATCTTCGCGTGGCCTTCTTGGTCGGCGTCGCCCGCATCCTGTTTACCGGCCATCCGATGAAGAATGCCTTCCTCTCGGAAATCGCCTGGGCGCGCGAAGCCAGCGTCGATGCCCGCGTGGCCGCAGATTCTCCCTTGCAATATGCAGCTTTTCTTCTGGAACTCGCTCAACGCACATTGATGCAATCGAACATGAAAGGAACCGTACCCATGGCCGATTCGAATTTGTCCCGACGCATTGCCCTTCTCCTGTCGCGCGGATCGCACGCGCCCACCCGTGGTCAGCGGCGCGCCTTGGTGCTCCTGGCCCTCGCCGGGTCGGCCTTCGCCGCGTGCCTCTGGCTGGCACCTACCTCGTGGGCGTCGCAGCCGCAGGTCCAATCGTCCTCGCAAGTGCAAGTCCAGCCCGTCCACTCCGAGACGTTGGCCGAAGGGAAAGACGGCGGCTGCCAGCACTGA
- a CDS encoding BlaI/MecI/CopY family transcriptional regulator has product MSKEAAEKRPMLTRAESEVMQVLWERQGGTVHEVVEHLQRPVAYTTALTLLRILEQKGYVRHEPHPDGGRAHVYRPTIAASKVQRRHVRDLVDRLFGGRAEKLMVGLLEDESWTRDELESLKSEIESRLKAEEQHTKAAPESRRAKGGKHHE; this is encoded by the coding sequence ATGTCCAAGGAAGCGGCCGAGAAGCGACCCATGCTCACGCGTGCGGAGTCGGAGGTCATGCAGGTGCTCTGGGAGCGCCAGGGCGGCACGGTGCATGAGGTGGTGGAGCACCTGCAGCGTCCCGTCGCGTACACCACAGCCCTCACGCTTCTACGGATTTTGGAGCAAAAAGGCTACGTGCGGCACGAGCCGCACCCCGACGGCGGGCGCGCCCACGTGTACCGGCCGACCATCGCCGCGTCCAAAGTTCAGCGCCGCCACGTGCGCGATCTCGTCGACCGCCTCTTCGGCGGGCGGGCCGAAAAGCTCATGGTCGGCCTTCTGGAAGACGAGTCGTGGACGCGCGACGAGCTCGAATCGCTGAAGAGCGAGATCGAGTCGCGGCTCAAGGCCGAGGAGCAACACACCAAAGCGGCCCCCGAATCACGGCGGGCGAAGGGGGGCAAACACCATGAATAG